The Actinomadura sp. WMMB 499 genome includes a window with the following:
- a CDS encoding 1-acyl-sn-glycerol-3-phosphate acyltransferase: protein MAEHVYPPVIKTAKGVFKALNIKFRLEGTEQIPSTGGAVLVSNHISYLDFIFAGLAVHPAGRLARFMAKKEIFDNRIAGPLMRGMHHIPVDREAGASSYAAALKALKGGEIVGVFAEATISRSFTVKEIKSGAVRMAVASKTPLIPIAIWGPQRLWTKGHKRRLFQRNVPVTILIGEPMHPKRGDDYEAVTAELHARMSELLEKAQREYPDVPQAGERWWQPAHLGGTAPTPEEAEKLDLKEAEDRRAARELRDGA from the coding sequence ATGGCCGAACACGTGTACCCGCCGGTGATCAAGACGGCTAAGGGTGTCTTCAAGGCGCTGAACATCAAGTTCCGTCTGGAGGGGACCGAGCAGATTCCCTCGACCGGGGGCGCGGTGCTGGTCAGCAACCACATCAGCTACCTGGACTTCATCTTCGCCGGGCTCGCCGTGCACCCCGCCGGGCGGCTCGCGCGCTTCATGGCGAAGAAGGAGATCTTCGACAACCGGATCGCCGGGCCACTGATGCGCGGCATGCATCACATCCCCGTGGACCGCGAGGCGGGCGCCTCGTCCTACGCGGCCGCACTGAAGGCGCTGAAGGGCGGTGAGATCGTCGGGGTGTTCGCGGAGGCGACGATCAGCCGGTCGTTCACCGTCAAGGAGATCAAGTCCGGCGCGGTGCGGATGGCGGTGGCGTCCAAGACGCCGCTGATCCCGATCGCGATCTGGGGCCCGCAGCGGCTCTGGACGAAGGGCCACAAGCGCCGCCTCTTCCAGCGCAACGTGCCGGTCACGATCCTGATCGGCGAGCCGATGCACCCCAAGCGCGGCGACGACTACGAGGCGGTGACCGCCGAGCTGCACGCCCGGATGTCGGAACTGCTCGAGAAGGCGCAGCGCGAGTACCCCGACGTCCCGCAGGCCGGCGAGCGCTGGTGGCAGCCCGCCCACCTCGGCGGGACCGCGCCGACGCCGGAGGAGGCGGAGAAGCTCGACCTC